In Firmicutes bacterium ASF500, a single genomic region encodes these proteins:
- the mepA_8 gene encoding Multidrug export protein MepA — MERDLTTGSVFQNILYFSLPYLLSYFLQTLYGMADLFIIGQFNGIDSTTAVSNGSQVMHMLTVMIVGLAMGSTVTIGRAVGAKDREKASLIIGNTATLFMAVSAGITLLLLVLVEPIVSMMSTPAEAAEGTVRYLTVCFAGIPFITAYNIISAVFRGLGDSKSPMYFIAAACVVNIALDYLFIGLLGLGPTGAALGTTLAQTISVAIALSVIRRKKTGLSLSRDALRPRREIMGPVLKIGVPVALQDGFIQIAFIVITIIANRRGLADAAAVGIVEKFIGMVFLVPSSMLSAVSALSAQNIGAGKDRRASLTLWYATAIAVGFGVVVSIAVQLWAEPIVGLFTREKDPAVILLGGQYLRSYIWDCPLAGIHFCFSGYFCAYGLSGISFLHNSASIVCARVPIAYLTSKYFADTLYPMGMAAPAGSLLSVMICVASYLWMRRRTTRQLSGAAAADR; from the coding sequence GTGGAGAGAGACCTGACCACCGGGAGCGTATTTCAAAATATTCTGTATTTTTCCCTGCCCTACCTGCTGTCCTACTTTTTGCAGACCCTGTACGGCATGGCCGACCTGTTCATCATCGGCCAGTTCAACGGCATCGACAGCACCACCGCCGTCTCCAACGGCAGTCAGGTGATGCACATGCTCACCGTGATGATCGTGGGGCTGGCCATGGGGTCCACCGTCACCATTGGCCGGGCGGTGGGGGCGAAGGACCGGGAGAAGGCCTCCCTCATCATCGGCAACACGGCCACGCTGTTTATGGCCGTGTCGGCGGGGATTACCCTTCTCCTGCTGGTCCTGGTGGAGCCCATCGTCTCAATGATGTCCACCCCCGCCGAGGCGGCGGAGGGCACCGTCCGGTATCTGACGGTCTGCTTTGCCGGCATCCCCTTCATCACCGCCTATAACATCATCAGCGCCGTGTTCCGGGGACTGGGGGACTCCAAGAGCCCCATGTACTTTATCGCGGCGGCCTGCGTGGTCAATATCGCCCTGGACTATCTGTTCATCGGCCTGCTGGGGCTGGGCCCCACCGGGGCGGCGCTGGGGACCACCCTGGCCCAGACCATCAGCGTAGCCATCGCCCTGTCCGTCATCCGCCGGAAAAAAACCGGGCTGTCCCTCAGCCGGGACGCCCTCCGGCCCCGGCGGGAGATCATGGGTCCTGTGCTGAAAATCGGCGTCCCCGTGGCCCTCCAGGACGGCTTCATTCAAATCGCCTTCATCGTCATCACCATCATCGCCAACCGCCGGGGACTAGCCGACGCGGCGGCGGTGGGCATTGTGGAGAAGTTCATCGGCATGGTATTTCTGGTCCCCTCCTCCATGCTGTCCGCCGTCTCCGCCTTGTCCGCCCAGAACATCGGGGCGGGGAAGGACCGCCGGGCCTCCCTCACCCTCTGGTACGCCACCGCCATCGCGGTGGGCTTCGGCGTGGTAGTGTCCATCGCGGTCCAGCTCTGGGCCGAGCCCATTGTGGGCCTGTTTACCCGGGAAAAGGACCCGGCGGTCATCCTGCTGGGGGGACAGTATCTCCGCAGTTACATATGGGACTGCCCCCTGGCCGGGATTCACTTCTGCTTCAGCGGCTATTTCTGCGCCTACGGCCTGTCAGGCATCTCCTTTCTCCACAACTCGGCGTCTATTGTCTGCGCCCGCGTCCCCATCGCCTATCTGACCTCGAAGTACTTTGCCGACACCCTCTACCCCATGGGGATGGCCGCTCCCGCCGGGTCGCTGCTGTCGGTGATGATCTGCGTCGCGTCCTACCTCTGGATGAGGCGGCGGACTACCCGGCAGTTGTCCGGCGCTGCCGCCGCAGACAGGTGA
- the yafQ_2 gene encoding mRNA interferase toxin YafQ, with amino-acid sequence MLDVRYSTRFKKDFKTCVKRGYHMPALGRIIDTLKIPEALPAQNVDHRLTNNYSGYRECHVAPDWLLIYRQTSDELLLYRTGTHSDLFGK; translated from the coding sequence GTGCTGGACGTAAGATACTCCACCCGGTTTAAGAAGGACTTCAAGACCTGTGTCAAGCGCGGGTATCATATGCCCGCATTGGGGCGGATCATCGATACCCTCAAAATTCCGGAGGCATTGCCAGCCCAAAATGTGGATCATCGGTTGACCAATAATTATTCCGGGTATCGGGAATGCCATGTGGCCCCTGACTGGCTGTTGATTTACAGGCAGACCAGCGATGAGCTTCTGCTCTACCGCACAGGGACGCATTCTGATCTGTTCGGAAAATAA
- the pdaC gene encoding Peptidoglycan-N-acetylmuramic acid deacetylase PdaC, translated as MRGKKFAALLCILGLVCALPPPEPVRTAGAPLEVELDSPPLVALTFDDGPRSSTTGPLLDGLELRETPATFFLVGSRIPGNEDLVRRMAAEGHQIGVHTYDHVSLQGLSRKDFDLQVGKTRALISGLLGEGSYWLRPPYGQIDRAAEDWCGGPVVLWSVDPEDWRDDDVNRVVSAVVEHVSDGDIILMHDLFASSSQAALQIVDALQAKGFCFVTVEQLMEARGVRPEAGVCYRRCPPGENQ; from the coding sequence TTGCGGGGGAAAAAATTCGCGGCATTGTTGTGTATTCTGGGGCTGGTGTGCGCTCTGCCCCCGCCGGAGCCGGTCCGGACGGCGGGCGCGCCCCTGGAGGTGGAGCTGGACTCCCCGCCCCTGGTGGCCCTCACCTTTGACGACGGCCCCCGGTCCTCCACCACCGGCCCCCTGCTGGACGGGCTGGAGCTGCGGGAGACCCCGGCCACCTTTTTCCTGGTGGGCAGCCGTATCCCAGGCAACGAGGACCTGGTCCGGCGGATGGCGGCGGAGGGGCATCAGATCGGCGTCCACACCTATGACCATGTGAGCCTCCAGGGCCTATCCCGGAAGGACTTCGACCTCCAGGTGGGCAAGACCCGGGCCCTGATCTCCGGCCTGCTGGGCGAGGGGAGCTACTGGCTCCGCCCGCCCTACGGCCAGATCGACCGGGCGGCGGAGGACTGGTGCGGCGGGCCCGTTGTCCTCTGGTCGGTGGACCCGGAGGACTGGAGGGACGACGATGTGAACCGGGTCGTATCCGCCGTGGTGGAGCATGTGTCCGATGGGGACATCATCCTGATGCACGACCTGTTCGCCAGCTCCAGCCAGGCCGCGCTTCAAATCGTGGACGCCTTGCAGGCCAAGGGCTTCTGCTTTGTCACCGTAGAACAGCTGATGGAGGCCCGGGGCGTGCGCCCGGAGGCGGGCGTCTGTTACCGGAGGTGCCCACCTGGGGAAAATCAATAA